A genomic stretch from Zeimonas sediminis includes:
- a CDS encoding RDD family protein: MSTNGESQVQARSAELSVRYAGFWYRALAALIDTVLVNVTAFFVVIPLAISMGLSMSDSSSAEEIEAAGQGLGFLLSMLIQWLWFTIGESSSWQGSVGKKMLGLRVTDEKGRRISFGRANGRYWGKIVSALILFIGFLMAAFTERKQALHDKMAGTLVIKAR; the protein is encoded by the coding sequence TTGTCAACGAACGGCGAATCGCAGGTTCAGGCTCGATCCGCTGAGCTCTCCGTGCGCTACGCGGGCTTCTGGTATCGGGCGTTGGCGGCCTTGATTGACACCGTTCTAGTCAACGTGACGGCCTTCTTCGTCGTGATTCCGCTGGCGATTAGCATGGGGCTATCCATGTCGGATAGCTCGTCTGCGGAAGAGATTGAAGCCGCTGGCCAGGGGCTTGGATTTCTGTTGAGTATGCTAATCCAATGGTTGTGGTTCACGATTGGAGAGTCGTCTTCTTGGCAGGGATCCGTCGGCAAGAAAATGCTCGGCCTGCGAGTCACTGATGAGAAAGGGCGCAGAATCAGCTTTGGTCGCGCAAACGGACGGTATTGGGGAAAAATTGTCTCGGCGCTAATTCTGTTTATCGGTTTCCTTATGGCGGCGTTCACTGAGCGCAAGCAGGCGCTACATGACAAGATGGCGGGAACACTCGTGATCAAGGCGCGCTAG
- a CDS encoding (deoxy)nucleoside triphosphate pyrophosphohydrolase: MKLVAAAVIEQNGVILLARRAPGQKLAGLWEFPGGKVENGESLEECLRRELAEELQISCSIGNLVAESDYHDSEGAIRLLALRATILSGEISLTVHDEVCWLRPKDLESVPLAPADIPIARFLRESAHGI; the protein is encoded by the coding sequence TTGAAGCTCGTTGCAGCCGCCGTAATTGAACAAAACGGTGTAATCCTTCTTGCTCGAAGAGCTCCGGGCCAGAAGCTTGCCGGGTTGTGGGAATTTCCCGGCGGAAAGGTCGAGAACGGAGAGTCGCTGGAGGAATGTCTGCGTAGAGAGTTGGCTGAAGAGCTCCAGATTTCATGTTCGATCGGAAACCTGGTCGCCGAGTCTGACTACCACGATAGCGAAGGCGCGATTCGTCTTCTCGCTCTGCGAGCGACCATTTTGAGTGGGGAGATCTCCCTCACTGTTCACGACGAGGTCTGCTGGCTGCGGCCGAAAGATCTGGAGTCGGTCCCTTTGGCTCCTGCCGACATCCCAATAGCTCGGTTTTTGAGGGAGAGCGCGCATGGCATTTGA